From Nyctibius grandis isolate bNycGra1 chromosome 27, bNycGra1.pri, whole genome shotgun sequence, one genomic window encodes:
- the RPL10A gene encoding large ribosomal subunit protein uL1 isoform X2: protein MRGGVGGPCAVPTDLLEKAGWKLWRKIPRLKSTPRPKFSVCLLGDQQHCDEAKAVDIPHMDIEALKKLNKNKKLVKKLAKKYDAFLASESLIKQIPRILGPGLNKAGKFPSLLTHNENLVAKVDEVKSTIKFQMKKVLCLAVAVGHVKMTEDELVYNIHLAINFLVSLLKKNWQNVRALYIKSTMGKPQRLY from the exons ATGAGGGGAGGTGTGGGAGGCCCCTGTGCTGTCCCCACCGACCTGCTGGAGAAGGCAGGTTGGAAGCTGTGGCGGAAGATCCCCAG GCTGAAGTCAACTCCACGGCCCAAGTTCTCTGTCTGCCTGCTGGGAGACCAACAGCACTGCGATGAGGCCAAAGCAGTTGACATCCCTCACATGGACATAGAAGCTCTGAAGAAACTCAACAAAAACAAGAAGCTGGTGAAGAAGCTGG CTAAGAAGTACGATGCCTTCCTGGCTTCCGAGTCCTTGATCAAGCAGATTCCTCGAATCCTGGGTCCGGGGCTGAACAAAGCTGGCAAAttcccttctctcctcactCACAACGAGAACCTGGTGGCCAAGGTTGATGAGGTCAAATCTACCATCAAATTCCAGATGAAGAAG gtGCTCTGTCTGGCTGTGGCTGTCGGTCACGTGAAGATGACAGAGGATGAACTCGTCTACAACATCCACCTGGCCATCAACTTCCTGGTGTCCTTACTGAAGAAGAACTGGCAGAACGTGCGTGCCTTGTACATCAAGAGCACCATGGGGAAGCCCCAGCGCCTGTACTAA
- the ZNF76 gene encoding zinc finger protein 76 isoform X2 has product MESLGLQAVTLSDGTTAYIQQAVKGEKLIEGQVIELEDGTTAYIHQVTVQKESVAFEDGQPVVLEDGSMAYIHDTAKESYDPSTFEAIQLEDGSTAYIHRPVIMPPGSTILEVQAETGLEELAGEEEEDAFDVETINALKQYASKVSDEEEEGVTDTHHTKSGDSSDVPSQDLQEEEVHSNEKGQQASSRAFRCGYKGCGRLYTTAHHLKVHERAHTGDRPYTCDFPSCGKAFATGYGLKSHMRTHTGEKPYKCPEDVCSKAFKTSGDLQKHIRTHTGERPFKCPFVGCGRSFTTSNIRKVHIRTHTGERPYMCPEPNCGRGFTSATNYKNHMRIHTGEKPYMCTVPGCGKRFTEYSSLYKHHVVHTHCKPYTCNSCGKTYRQTSTLAMHKRSSHGELEATEESEQALYEQQQLEAAAADRGSPVKSQHIAFLSEMEEDEEEEEDDDGMPTQVSLISQDGTEQVTVVTSGAVMSEESAITSLRQQQVALLTTANGTHIAVQLEEQQSLEEAISMAAAAIQQEPVTLDAAVSENGC; this is encoded by the exons ATGGAGAGCCTGGGCTTGCAAGCAGTGACCCTTAGTGACGGGACGACAGCCTACATTCAGCAGGCTGTCAAAG gTGAAAAGCTGATTGAAGGGCAAGTCATTGAACTTGAAGACGGAACCACAGCTTATATCCATCAGGTGACAGTTCAGAAAG agtCTGTGGCTTTTGAAGATGGTCAGCCAGTGGTGTTGGAAGATGGCAGCATGGCTTACATACACGACACAGCTAAAG AAAGTTATGACCCCAGCACCTTCGAGGCCATCCAGCTGGAGGATGGCTCCACTGCCTACATACACCGTCCTGTCATCATGCCACCTGGCAGCACCATCCTGGAAGTGCAGGCAGAAactgggctggaggagctggctggagaggaggaggaggatgcctTTGATGTCGAGACCATTAATGCATTAAAGCAGTATGCCAGTAAG GTGtctgatgaggaagaggagggagtgACAGACACCCACCATACGAAGAGTGGGGATTCCAGCGACGTCCCTTCCCAG GAtttgcaggaggaggaagtgcACAGCAATGAGAAGGGGCAGCAGGCCAGCAGTAGAGCTTTCCGTTGTGGGTACAAAGGCTGTGGCCGCCTCTATACCACCGCTCACCATCTGAAG gtaCATGAACGTGCTCACACAGGTGACCGGCCATATACATGTGACTTCCCAAGCTGTGGGAAAGCATTTGCTACAG GGTATGGGCTGAAGAGCCACATGAGAACACATACTGGTGAGAAACCGTACAAGTGTCCAGAAGATGTGTGTAGCAAAGCCTTCAAAACCTCTGGGGATCTACAGAAACACATCCGGACACACACAG GGGAGCGTCCCTTCAAGTGCCCCTTCGTGGGCTGCGGCCGCTCTTTCACCACATCCAACATCCGCAAGGTTCACATCCGAACgcacacgggcgagcggccctacaTGTGTCCGGAGCCCAACTGCGGGAGGGGCTTCACCAGCGCCACCAACTACAAGAACCACATGAGAATCCACACAG GAGAGAAGCCGTACATGTGCACTGTGCCGGGCTGCGGAAAGCGCTTCACTGAGTACTCCAGCCTCTACAAACACCACGTGGTCCACACGCACTGCAAGCCCTACACCTGCAATAGCTGTGGGAAGACCTACCGCCAGACCTCCACGCTGGCCATGCACAAGCGCAGCAGCCACGGGGAGCTGGAGGCCACGGAGGAGAGCGAACAGGCCCTGTacgagcagcagcagctggagg ctgctgctgctgacagagGCTCCCCCGTGAAGAGCCAGCATATTGCTTTCCTGTCAGAGatggaggaagatgaagaggaagaggaagatgacGATGGTATGCCTACGCAGGTCTCGCTTATCTCTCAGGATGGGACAGAGCAG GTCACCGTAGTCACTTCTGGGGCAGTCATGTCTGAAGAATCAGCCATCACATCCCTCCGTCAGCAGCAGGTGGCATTGCTGACTACCGCCAATGGCACCCACATCGCAGTGCAG ttagaagagcagcagagcctggaggAAGCCATCAGCATGGCCGCAGCAGCCATCCAGCAGGAACCTGTAACACTTGACGCAGCCGTGTCTGAGAACGGGTGCTGA
- the ZNF76 gene encoding zinc finger protein 76 isoform X1, protein MESLGLQAVTLSDGTTAYIQQAVKGEKLIEGQVIELEDGTTAYIHQVTVQKESVAFEDGQPVVLEDGSMAYIHDTAKESYDPSTFEAIQLEDGSTAYIHRPVIMPPGSTILEVQAETGLEELAGEEEEDAFDVETINALKQYASKVSDEEEEGVTDTHHTKSGDSSDVPSQDLQEEEVHSNEKGQQASSRAFRCGYKGCGRLYTTAHHLKVHERAHTGDRPYTCDFPSCGKAFATGYGLKSHMRTHTGEKPYKCPEDVCSKAFKTSGDLQKHIRTHTGERPFKCPFVGCGRSFTTSNIRKVHIRTHTGERPYMCPEPNCGRGFTSATNYKNHMRIHTGEKPYMCTVPGCGKRFTEYSSLYKHHVVHTHCKPYTCNSCGKTYRQTSTLAMHKRSSHGELEATEESEQALYEQQQLEAAAADRGSPVKSQHIAFLSEMEEDEEEEEDDDGMPTQVSLISQDGTEQVSLSQEDLQALGSAISMVTQSGALPVPEEELVGGDTHAVAVAKADGTETQPVTVVTSGAVMSEESAITSLRQQQVALLTTANGTHIAVQLEEQQSLEEAISMAAAAIQQEPVTLDAAVSENGC, encoded by the exons ATGGAGAGCCTGGGCTTGCAAGCAGTGACCCTTAGTGACGGGACGACAGCCTACATTCAGCAGGCTGTCAAAG gTGAAAAGCTGATTGAAGGGCAAGTCATTGAACTTGAAGACGGAACCACAGCTTATATCCATCAGGTGACAGTTCAGAAAG agtCTGTGGCTTTTGAAGATGGTCAGCCAGTGGTGTTGGAAGATGGCAGCATGGCTTACATACACGACACAGCTAAAG AAAGTTATGACCCCAGCACCTTCGAGGCCATCCAGCTGGAGGATGGCTCCACTGCCTACATACACCGTCCTGTCATCATGCCACCTGGCAGCACCATCCTGGAAGTGCAGGCAGAAactgggctggaggagctggctggagaggaggaggaggatgcctTTGATGTCGAGACCATTAATGCATTAAAGCAGTATGCCAGTAAG GTGtctgatgaggaagaggagggagtgACAGACACCCACCATACGAAGAGTGGGGATTCCAGCGACGTCCCTTCCCAG GAtttgcaggaggaggaagtgcACAGCAATGAGAAGGGGCAGCAGGCCAGCAGTAGAGCTTTCCGTTGTGGGTACAAAGGCTGTGGCCGCCTCTATACCACCGCTCACCATCTGAAG gtaCATGAACGTGCTCACACAGGTGACCGGCCATATACATGTGACTTCCCAAGCTGTGGGAAAGCATTTGCTACAG GGTATGGGCTGAAGAGCCACATGAGAACACATACTGGTGAGAAACCGTACAAGTGTCCAGAAGATGTGTGTAGCAAAGCCTTCAAAACCTCTGGGGATCTACAGAAACACATCCGGACACACACAG GGGAGCGTCCCTTCAAGTGCCCCTTCGTGGGCTGCGGCCGCTCTTTCACCACATCCAACATCCGCAAGGTTCACATCCGAACgcacacgggcgagcggccctacaTGTGTCCGGAGCCCAACTGCGGGAGGGGCTTCACCAGCGCCACCAACTACAAGAACCACATGAGAATCCACACAG GAGAGAAGCCGTACATGTGCACTGTGCCGGGCTGCGGAAAGCGCTTCACTGAGTACTCCAGCCTCTACAAACACCACGTGGTCCACACGCACTGCAAGCCCTACACCTGCAATAGCTGTGGGAAGACCTACCGCCAGACCTCCACGCTGGCCATGCACAAGCGCAGCAGCCACGGGGAGCTGGAGGCCACGGAGGAGAGCGAACAGGCCCTGTacgagcagcagcagctggagg ctgctgctgctgacagagGCTCCCCCGTGAAGAGCCAGCATATTGCTTTCCTGTCAGAGatggaggaagatgaagaggaagaggaagatgacGATGGTATGCCTACGCAGGTCTCGCTTATCTCTCAGGATGGGACAGAGCAG GTCAGTTTGTCGCAGGAAGACCTGCAGGCCCTGGGCAGTGCAATCAGCATGGTGACGCAGAGCGGTGCCCTCCCTGTGCCCGAGGAAGAGCTGGTGGGTGGTGACACACACGCTGTGGCTGTGGCCAAGGCGGATGGCACCGAGACACAGCCG GTCACCGTAGTCACTTCTGGGGCAGTCATGTCTGAAGAATCAGCCATCACATCCCTCCGTCAGCAGCAGGTGGCATTGCTGACTACCGCCAATGGCACCCACATCGCAGTGCAG ttagaagagcagcagagcctggaggAAGCCATCAGCATGGCCGCAGCAGCCATCCAGCAGGAACCTGTAACACTTGACGCAGCCGTGTCTGAGAACGGGTGCTGA
- the RPL10A gene encoding large ribosomal subunit protein uL1 isoform X1 yields the protein MSSKVSRDTLYEAVKEVLQGSKTKKRKFVETVELQISLKNYDPQKDKRFSGTVRLKSTPRPKFSVCLLGDQQHCDEAKAVDIPHMDIEALKKLNKNKKLVKKLAKKYDAFLASESLIKQIPRILGPGLNKAGKFPSLLTHNENLVAKVDEVKSTIKFQMKKVLCLAVAVGHVKMTEDELVYNIHLAINFLVSLLKKNWQNVRALYIKSTMGKPQRLY from the exons atgag CAGCAAGGTCTCCCGCGACACGCTGTACGAGGCGGTGaaggaggtgctgcagggcagcaagACCAAGAAGCGCAA GTTCGTGGAGACGGTGGAGCTGCAGATCAGCCTGAAGAACTACGATCCCCAAAAAGACAAGCGGTTCTCCGGCACCGTCAG GCTGAAGTCAACTCCACGGCCCAAGTTCTCTGTCTGCCTGCTGGGAGACCAACAGCACTGCGATGAGGCCAAAGCAGTTGACATCCCTCACATGGACATAGAAGCTCTGAAGAAACTCAACAAAAACAAGAAGCTGGTGAAGAAGCTGG CTAAGAAGTACGATGCCTTCCTGGCTTCCGAGTCCTTGATCAAGCAGATTCCTCGAATCCTGGGTCCGGGGCTGAACAAAGCTGGCAAAttcccttctctcctcactCACAACGAGAACCTGGTGGCCAAGGTTGATGAGGTCAAATCTACCATCAAATTCCAGATGAAGAAG gtGCTCTGTCTGGCTGTGGCTGTCGGTCACGTGAAGATGACAGAGGATGAACTCGTCTACAACATCCACCTGGCCATCAACTTCCTGGTGTCCTTACTGAAGAAGAACTGGCAGAACGTGCGTGCCTTGTACATCAAGAGCACCATGGGGAAGCCCCAGCGCCTGTACTAA